The Dickeya poaceiphila DNA window CAGCGACGGAATCCGTACCCGAAGAAGTGACTGCTGCGTTCAAAATGATGTCCGAAAATAAAAGGCGTGAAGTGCGCGGCAAGGCCTCCCGCCGCACGTTTTTTGTACCCATCACCCTACTGGGTTTGGCAGGAAGTCGCAATTAATGTATAAAAAAACTCATGATTATATATTTTATCAGAGTTCACTGACATTAATATTTTCTATATTATCATACACATTCCCAACGTCCTTCCACTTCATTCTAAACTGATTTCTCTTTTTTGCTTTCCATTCTTCATTAGTATATTTAATATTAACACCCGGATCATAATATATTTTATTCGTAAAAAACGCAGAAATGAACTTTTTGATATTATTACCTTCAGCCAGGGTAATATTCGGCCCAAAGTGATACTCAGGATAATCACCGGATAATTTACTATAGGAAACAAAACATGTTTTATTATGCTTACGCCTCCAATGATCAATTATCTTACTAAAACTCCATCCAGCTGCAATTATTCCATTTATATCCTTTAGAAAAATACCACCATCAGGGTCAATAATTTTACCCTCGCACACATCATAGCCATCAATCCATAAAGTCAGCCCTGTCTTTTGATTATACTCTGATATTTTATGCATTCCTGTAAAATCTATACGCTCAGGTTTCTTACTACTACCATGGTCATTCATAAACCCATAAATATCAGAAAGATACAATCCAGAATCAGGTTCCGGGGTCATCAATGTCACTACACTACCAGAATGAGCTTTAAGCTCCCAATCCATAAAATCAGGCTCAGAACGTCCATTGGGAATTATATTAAACAGACTTTCCAGTGTGAGGCCCGCACCGTTTTGTGCTTTATATGGTATTTTCAAACCTAAATGATTCATTCTCTGTGAACGCACATAACCTATATTATAAATCTCTTTAATTCTTTGAATAAGAAGTTGTCTACTATCTTGCAGTAAATAATAAAATTCATAAAATACAGAAAAAACAGAGCGGAGAAATTTATTCTCTATAAGATGCTTTAGTTCACAGGATAGTTCGTCATCCCATGCACTAACGTAGGATAAAACCCGGCCTTTACCAATACCCATAACAAGATAGCGATTGCTATTTATACGCTTCTGCCTCTCCTCTCCAGTTGGAGGACGCATTAAATGAGATGGTGCAGTAGAGCAGCCTTGTAGAATACCTGAAAGCCGCACTTCTGGATAGTCTGGATATAGTATAATTTGGGCACCTTTGGCTTGTTCAGTTGTACCATCGAACGATAACCAAAACCAATCTATTTTCGCTTTAAATATAGCACCTTTTTCAGAAATCCCTGAACTAACCACATTCCATAAAGGTAAACTTTTTATTACACTGAAATCTTTTCCAAAATATATTTGTTGTTTTGAGTTATCGTTATTAGCCAGAGGCTTAATAATAATCCGCGTTGCTCCAAGATTCTTCATCAGCCCAGATAAGTGCTCTATTCCACTAAACACACCACTCTCCCATGAGAAAAAATAATTGATTTTATAATGCCATCACAAAAAATATGATTCCATAAAACAATGCGAATAAACACACAGTTAGTATCAGACTACATCATAAATTTCACACATTTTTTAGACAACAATTCAATAACTGTATATTTATACAAACAATGTCTTTATACTGGGTTGAATGAGTGATAAAATATCACTCAAAATTCCCTTTATAAGGCGTAAGGCTAATGAGTCAGTTAGAATTGATCGCACAGGAACTATTTGAACAAAATGAACGAGACCAAACGTTAAAGCTGGAAGAAGATAAAAAAATTATAAATCAATTGGTTGAGATCTATGATCAAAAGTATATCGCTGAAGCTTTGCGAGCTGTAGGTCATAATGACTGGACACGTGAGACACTAAACCGATGGCTGAATGGCAAGGCAGTACAAAAACCGTTCACTGACATAGAAGTCAAAATGCTCAAAAAACTGCTACCATCCCCTCCGATATGCCACCCGCATTATCGTTTCCGTTTTATCGATCTCTTCGCTGGGATTGGCGGTATCAGAAAAGGCTTTGAAGAGATTGGAGGAGAATGTGTTTTTACCAGCGAATGGAACAAAGAGGCGGCAAGGACTTACAAAGCAAACTGGTTCTGCAACCCTGAAAACCATATATTTAATGAGGATATTCGTGAGATCACATTGAGTAATGATCAAACGATAAGCGAGCAACAAGCTTACAGAAATATTGCTCAGGAAATACCTGACCATGACGTTCTGCTGGCAGGATTTCCATGTCAGCCATTCTCCCTTGCTGGTGTATCGAAGAAAAATTCTTTGGGCAGATTGCACGGATTTGAGTGCGAAACACAAGGTACGCTCTTTTTTGATGTGGCACGAATTATTGCATCCAAAAAACCGGCTATTTTCCTTCTCGAAAATGTAAAAAACTTAAAAAGCCATGATAAAGGAAAAACATTTAGAATTATTATGGAAACGCTGGATGAGCTTGGCTATATCATAGCGGACTCAGAACATACAGGCTCTGATGATCCTAAGATTATTGATGGAAAGCATTTTCTTCCTCAACACAGAGAACGAATTGTATTAGTTGGCTTCAGAAAAGACCTGAATATTCATCAGGGTTTTACGTTAAAAGATATAAAAAAATTCATACCTAAAGATAGACCAGAATTATCTGAACTATTAGATAAAAATATAGATAGCAAATATATATTAACACCATTACTATGGAAATATCTTTATAATTATGCAAAGAAACATCAGGCTAAAGGAAATGGTTTTGGTTTTGGCCTCGTAAATCCACATTCTAAAAATAGCATAACACGAACGCTATCAGCACGTTACCACAAAGATGGTTCAGAGATTCTGATAGATAGAGGATGGAATAAAGAGCTGGGTGAAAAAGACTTCGATAATAGTCTAAACCAGGAAAAACGCCCACGTCGTTTAACCCCCAGAGAGTGTGCCCGTCTCATGGGCTTTGAAAAACCGGGTAAATCAGAATTTAAAATCCCTGTTTCGGATACACAGGCATACCGTCAATTTGGCAACTCTGTTGTAGTACCTGTATTCTCTGCAGTCGCTAAACTTCTAAAGCCATATATCGAAAAGGCTGTAGAAATTAAAGAAAGAAGGGAGATTTGATAGACCATGGCTGATGTACATAAACCTGAGATTCGCAGAAAAAACATGAAAGCGATCAGTAATCATGACACAGCCATTGAATTAAAAATATCCAGCATACTCGATCGGCTTGGGTTCGAATTTCGAACTCAGGTAAAAAATATGCCAGGAAAACCTGACTTTGTCATCGATGAGTATAGAAAAGTCATTTTCACTCATGGCTGCTTCTGGCATCATCATAATTGCCATCTATTCAAAGTTCCCGCAACCAGAACTGAATTCTGGTTAAAAAAAATAAATCAAAACGTAACAAGGGATAAAGAGAATAATCAGAAGTTAATTTCTGATGGATGGAACATTTTACTTATATGGGAATGTGCTATTCGTGGCCGATATAAACTTTCAGAACAGGATATTTCTGAACGTGTAGAGGAATGGATTTGTGCGGGAAATTATTCTGCTGAAATAAACATATCCGGGTTACATCATCTAAAGGATCAGTTTTCATAATAGCCTCGAATATTCATTATCATCATGACTATGGTATACTGTCATTAAAAATACTAATTACAGATTAAATCTATTCATTGGCCTTATCGCCGGAATGTATCCATTATCCACACCGAGCAACAGGCTGGCGGTATCACCGCACAACTCGTTGTTATTATTTGCATTATTCAATTCACCTGTAATTTCAATTCATCTGTAACTAAAGAGAAATCATGCCGTTACCTGTATTTATTACCGGTTTTATGACCGGTGCCGGTTTGATCGTCGCAATTGGCGCGCAGAATTCATTCGTATTGCGTCAGGGGATGCGCCGGGAGCATGTGTTTTGGGTCAGTTCGGTGTGCTTTTTATGCGATCTGGTACTGATGACGCTCGGCGTGCTGGGTCTGGGGAAAATCATTAACGACAGTAAACCGGCGATCACCGCGCTGACGCTGGCCGGGGCGCTGTTTCTGCTGTGGTATGGTTATAACACGCTGAAAAGCGCCTGGCGCGGCAACAACCAGCTGACGATCACCTCACAGGCGGATGGTTTGCGCCGACGCACGGTGATCAGCGCCAGTCTGGCGGTCAGCCTGCTAAACCCGCATGTTTATCTGGATACGGTGGTGATTATCGGCGGCATTTCCTCCGGCATCGCCCCCGATCTGAAGCTGTGTTATCTGGCCGGGACCGTCAGCGCCTCGCTGCTCTGGTTCTACACCATCGGCTACATGGCCGCCGCCTGTTCGCGTTATTTTGCCAACCCGACCACCTGGCGCGTCATCGACAGCCTGATAGGCTGCTACATGATTTTTATGGCGTTGCAGCTGTGTCGTTTGCTGTATCAGTGATAACGCTATCTGATGCGGACGCGCCGCCGCGCAGCCATTCTATTTCCTTTGTCGGCCAGGCGTGCAGCCGCGCCAGCGCGTCGGCGTAGAGCGGCATGGCATTGGCCGCCCCTTCCCGTTCAACACATACTGCGGCATAAGCAGACGCAAACAACGCCGCCTCGGCCAGCGCTTCCCCCGCCGCCAGCCGGGCTGCCAGAGCGCCATTGAAGGCATCCCCCGCGCCGGTGGTGTCTTTCGGCTGTGCCGGGAAAACCGGGATGCGTGCCAGACTATCGCCGGTGGACAGCAAAGCCCCCTGCGTACCCAGCGTGATCACCAGTTTCGCCACCCCTTTATCGTGCAGCACCTCGGCGGCACGTTCGGCACTCTCCCAGTCATTAACGGCAACGCCGGTAAGTTGGGCCGCCTCGGTGCTATTGGGCGTGAGCAAATCGACGTGACGCAAAAACGCATTGCTGACCTTCTGCCACGGTGCCGGGTTGACGATGACGTAGGTGCCCGCCTCACGAGCGGTGTCCATCATGCGTTGGATGGCGCTCAGATTATTCTCCAGTTGCATCAGCAGGATATCAGCCGCCGCCACTGTTGGCCGACAGCGGGCGACTTCAGCAGCGGTGACGGTGAGATTAGCGCCGGGGTAGACTGAAATCATGTTTTCGGCATCGTCCCCCGCCACGTAAATCAGTGCGTTGCCGGTCGGCTTTTCCTTGCAGGTAAACAGGGTGATAGCATCAAACCCACTGTGTTCCAGATGGCGACGGGCGTAAGAGCCGAAATCATCCCGCCCAACCTTGCCGATATAGTGCACCCGCGCCCCGGCACGCATCGCCGCCATCGCCTGATTGGCGCCCTTGCCGCCGGGTCCCATCATGCTGTGCTGGGCAATCAGCGACTCGCCAGGCGCCGGAAAGCGCTGCATATGCGAGACGATATCCAGATTGAACGAGCCAAACACGCACACCTTGCCTTTCATACCGGTTCTCCCTCAACGAGGTTCTCATTCCAATAACGTCATCGCGTCATCGTCCCCAATAGCGTTATCTCCCGAAATAACGCTCCGCTGCCAGACAAGCGCCACGGCACCCGGTGTGATCGGTCGCGGCACTGACCACCAGTTTCAACCCGCGTCGGGTTACCGGTGGGCGCAAATGGCGCTCCAGCCGCGACTGAAACTGTTGCAGAGGAAAATCCGCCATTGCCGGCACCCCGCCCCCCAAAATCAGGTATTCCGGGTCCAGAATATTCATTTCTGCCGCAATGGTTTTCGCCAGCCGGTCAATAAACGCGCACAGGTCCGGGTGGTCGCGCTGGGTCGAAAACAGTGTTGCAAGCGGCTGCTCCGGGCAGTGCCGCTGCGCCCACTGGCTCAACCAATGGCCGCTGGTGACGGTTTCCACGCAGCCTTCGTTGCCGCACGGACAGGGGCGCGGATTGTCCGGCCACGGAATGTGCCCCAACTCGCCGGAGCCGCCGTGCTGGCCGTGGTAAAACTGGCCGTTGATCCACAGGCTATTGCCCAAGCCGGTGCCGAGATACACCCCCACTGCGTGCTGCGGCAGGCTCTCCAGTTGCAGCAAATCCCACAACATCAGGTGATTGACGTCTTTATCCATCGCTACCGGCACGCCTATCCGTTCCGCCAGTTGACGCGCCACCGGCTGGTCATCCAACACGGGGATAAACGGCAGCGACACCACCTGCTGCCGGTCATGGCTGAGGATGCCCGGCAGCCCCAGCATCACGCCGCCGATGGCGCAGTCCGCCGTCGCCAGCGCCGGGCGCAACACCTCAGCCAGCGCGCCCAGCGCATCCGGCTCCCGCGCCCAACTGGCGGTCGGCACTTTGTGAAACCCCGACCAGTGGTGTTGTGCATCCATCACCAGCAACCGGGTGCTGGTGCCGCCGATATCCACCCCCAACCAGCCGGTCATCACACAGACTCGCTTAGCGCGCCCTTCGCCTGCGCGATGTGTCCTTGCATCAAATCCCATGCCTGCTCCAGCCGGTCATGCAGGCCGAACAAGCCGGATGTACCGACGATCAGCACCTCAGCACCCGCCGCCAGCAGCGTGCCGTAGGTTCGCTGGTTGCAGGAACCGTCCACCTCTATCAGGTACTGGTAGCCGTGCCGGGCTTTCAGGCTGCGCAGTTCCTCGATTTTGCGCACCATTTCCGGAATAAATGGCTGACCGGCGTAACCGGGGTCTACCGTCATCACGGTTATCTTGTCCAGCAGGTGGATGTAGTGATGGATATACGATACCGGCGTCGCCGGGTTAAGCACCACGCCTACCCGGCGATTCAGCGCACGAATCTGATTAATGACCCGGAACGCGTCACGGTTGATGGTTTCGGCGTGCGGACAGATAACGTCCGCCCCGGCTTTTGCCACCGCGTCGATAAAATCGGTCGGCGCTTCCACCATCAGGTGCACGTCGATAGCCACGCGAGTAAATGGCCGAATCTGTTCAATGAAAAACGGCGACAGGGTGATGTTCTTGACGTAGTGCCCGTCCATGATGTCCACGTGCAGAAAATCGGCCCGCGAGTCCAGCACCGCCAGTTGCTGCTTAATCTCCATGAGATTCATACACATCAGCGAGGGGGAAAGTTGAGTACGCATCAGACGTCCTTTTTATCGTTTAACGATGACTGGCGGGCCAGCTGCACGCTGCGGCGCACGGCCCGGTAATGGATGTATTGGTTTTTAAAGAATTTGAGCGACAGCACCACGATCAGCACCGCGCCCCACATCGCCAGACTGAAATGCTGGCTAATGTTCAGCAGGTTGAAACCGGTGGAGAGGATCTGTAACGCCACCAGCGCCAGCACCACGCCGGTGACCCGGCCAAAACCGCCGTTAGGGTCAGCGCCGCCAAGAATGATCGCCAGTACTGTCAGCAGCAGGTAAGAGTCGCCGTAGCCGATGCGTGCCGAGTTAAAACGCGCCATCATCACCAGCCCGGCCAGCACGCACAACAAACTGGAAATGACATACACCAGCACCAACATGCGGTGGGTGTTGATGCCGCTAAACCAGGTGGCGTTGATGTTGCTGCCGCCCATGTAAATGCACTTGCCGGCACGGGTTTTGCCAAGAAATAGCGCCATCGCCGCAGCCGCCAGCAGGAACAGATAGAGCGGTAGCGGCACGCCGAGCAGCGTACCGGAACCGAGTGTGCGCACCACCTCCGGCATACCGCTCACCGCCGCGCCGCGCGTCAGCCAGATGCCGATGCCGTTGACCGTCATCATGGTCGCCAGCGTCACCAGAATCGGGTGTGCACCCACTTTGGTGACCATCAGCCCGGTAATCACCCCAATCAGCACCGCGAGCGCCACCGCCCCCAGCACGCCAATACCCAGCCACAGCAGTTGCAGTGCCGTACCGGCGCCGGACGGCAAATAACTCAGCAACACCCAGGCGATAAATAAGCTGGTGAGATTAGCCGTGGCGATGATGCACAGATTCAGGCCGCCGCTCAGGATGGCGACGAACATCGCCAGCGTGAACAGCCCTAATTCCGGCAACTGAAACGCCATGCTCATAAAGGTGGAGCCAGTGAAGAACCGCCCCGGCAGCGCCAGCGTAAAGGCGGCTACCGCGATGGCTATCAGCAGCAGCAGGCCGGGATGCGCACCACCCGCCCGACGGACAGCAGTGCGTAACCGGGCAATCGAGTTCATGGCGGAATACGCCTGTCGTTCAGGTAAAACTGACATCGGTTTCCTTCCGTTTTTTGTAGTGGGTAACGGTTATCGCCAGCATGATCACTGCGCCGATGACGATGTTCATGAAATAGCTGGAGACGCCAATCAGGTTGAGGCCGTTCTTGAGGATGGCTATCAGAAACACGCCCATCAGCGTGCCGGTGACGGTGCCTTTGCCGCCCATCAGGCTGGCACCGCCGAGCACGGTGGCGGCCAGCACGTCCAGTTCGCCGCCCACCAGCGCATTCGGCACCACTTCGCCGACACGGTAGACCTGCACCAGCCCGCCGACTGCCGCCATCACGCCGAGGTAGCCGTAAGCCAGCAGGTGGATCAACCCGACGCGAATCCCGATGCGCCTTGCCGATTCCTGATCGCCGCCGGTGGCGTATAACTGGCGGCCAAGGTGGGTTTTGTTGAGCAGGACCCAGGTGAACAGCGCGATCACCAGCATCAACGTTAATGGCAGGCCTATTTGGTAACTTTGGCCGTTAACGGTAAACGGCAATACGCTGCGCAGCGTCACCCACCATTCCGGCAAGCTGTACAGGCTGTGGCCATTGGTCAGCCACATCAGCAAGCCAAACAGCAGCGACTGCATACTGATGGTGATGATGATCGACACGATACGCAGCGAGTAGATCAACACCGCGTTGATCATGCCGAGCAGCGCGCCGCACAGCATCGCCAGCCCGATGCTGACCACCGGGTTATCAAGACCGGCATTCACGAACAGCGACGCGATCAGGTATTGCGTTACCGAGGCCACCGCCGCGAACGAAATATCGATGCCGCCGGTCACCAGCACCACGAACAACCCCAGCGCAAAAATACCGGTAACGGCATAGGTATCCGCCAGGTCGAGCAGGTTTTGCCACGTCAGGAACTGGTCGCTGGCAAGGGAGAAAAACACCACGAAACACAGCAGCACCCAGGCCAGCCAGCCCTGGCTCGACTGCGGTTTCAACCAGGATATGTCAGGCATTGATCACCTCCGCCAGTTGCTGTTGCGCGATGTCGTGTGGCCGGTATTCGGCATGGATGGTGCCATCCTGAAAATGCAGTACCCGGTCGCAGTTGTAGTAGACTTCCGGCACTTCGTCGGAAATCAGGATGATGGAAAGCCCCTCACGGGCCAGTTGGTGGATCAACTGATAGATGCTGGCTTTGGCGCCCACATCCACCCCAACGGTGGGCGAGTCGAGGATCAGTATCCTCGGCTGGGTCAGCACCCATTTGGCCAGCACGATCTTTTGCTGGTTGCCGCCAGACAACGTGGAGATCGCCTGTTCCGGGTCCGCCACCCGCACCCCCAGTTGCTGGATCCAGCGCAGAATCAGCGTGTTCTTGCGGTATTCGTCAATCAGATGGAAGCGACTGCGCAGTTGGTCAAGGATGGTCAACACCATGTTGTCCGCTACCGACTGCTGCTGGATCAACCCCAGCGTCAGCCGGTCTTCCGACACATAACCGATACCGGATTTGATGGCATCCTCATGGTGGCGAAAGCGCACCGGCTTGCTGTCGAGCCAGATTTTTCCGCTGTCGGGCTGGGTCATGCCGAACAACGACAACGCCAGCTCGGTACGCCCGGAGCCGAGCAACCCACACAGCCCCAGCACTTCGCCCTGATGCAGCCGGAAGCTGACATCGTGGTACTGCCCGGCGCGACTCAGCCTCTCCACCTCCAGCAACACACGATCCGGATTGCTGGTGGGAGCTTTCAATTGATAGTCGAGCGTCAGGCCGGTCATCAGCTCGGTCAGCCGCGCGCCGTCCATCTCGCTGGCAGGCCAGGTGCCGACCTTACGGCCATCACGGATCACCGTTACCCGGTCGGAGATCTCCAGCACTTCATCCAGCCGGTGACTAACGAACACCACGCAGATGTTTTTGTCTTTCAGATAGCGCACGGTGCGCAGCAGTTGGTTGACTTCGGTGCGGGTCAGTGAGGCGGTCGGTTCGTCCATGACAACCAGCCGAGCCTCCGCTACCAGCGCCCGGCAGATCGCCACCTGCTGGCGCTGCGCAATGGACAGCGCCGCCACCGTGGCATCGAGTTGCAGGTCGAACTGCAATTCGTTGATGATGCGCTGCGCGGTGTCGCGCACCCGGCGGGCACTGTACCAGCCGAACAACCCGTTCAGGTTATGCTCGAAGGCGATGTTTTCCGCCACGCTCAGGTTGGGAAACAACGACAGGTCCTGATAAATCACCTGAACGCCAAAATCACGCGCCTGCCGTGCGGTGAGGCGCGAGAGTGCGTCGCCTTCTCCCAGTCGGATACGGCTGCCGCTATCCGGGGCATGTACCCCGGATATCACCTTGATCAAGGTACTCTTGCCACAGCCGTTGGTGCCAGCCAGACAGTGCACTTCTCCCGCCATCAGCGACAGCGAGATATCGCTCAGCGCCCGGTTGCCGCCGAAGGTTTTCGACAGGTTCTCCAGCGCAATCAGCGTCTGTGGTTCAGCCGCGTTCATCGCTTACAACCCCATCTTGACCAGTTTCGGCAGGTTAGCTTTATCCAGGCTCTCGGTCGTGTTGCCGAGAATGGTGTGGGTCTGGCTATCCACCTTCACTTTGCCCAGGCCATCGATGGTCATGCCGTCGGTAATGACTTCCTTCTTCTGGATCATATCCGCCAGCCGCACGAACACCTCGCCCGCCGTCATCGGATTCCAGATATAGCCGCCCTTGATAGCGCCACGGTTAACCAGCGACTGGCCCTGACCGGGGCTAAACGAACCGATAACGCAGATCTGGTCAATCTTGTTGCGCGCCATGACGGCACGACCGGCACCGATGGGGCCCTGCGAACCAAACGCGATAATGCCTTTCAGATCGGGGTATTTAGACATCAGCTCGTTGGTGGTGCGGATAGAGTCATCCAGCGATTCGCCAACGCCGAACTTATCCGCCACCAGTTCCATCTTCGGATAGTGGGCTTTCTGCCACGCCACGGCGGAATCAACCCAGGCGTTGTGCAGCGGCACCGTCAGGCTGCCGACGTAGGCGGCATATTTGCCCTCGCCTTTCATGCAGTCCGCCAGCGCTTTCATGTGGTTCTCACCGTGGGTTTTGGCGTCAACCAGCTCAAAATCCCAGTCGGCGTAATTCTGTCCCGGCGACTCGTGCACCAGCACCTTGATGCCCGCTTCCTGAGCGCGTTTCAGTACCGGCTCCAGTACTTTCGGGTCGTTCGGCACTACGCCGATGATGTCCACCTTCTGGGCGATCAGATCTTCAATCGCGCGTACCTGTAACGCCGGGTCTGCCGAGGTCGGCCCGACCTGCCAGGCATCAATGCCGCGTTTAGCCGCTTCACTCTTGATACCGGCCTCCATCGCGTTAAACCACGGAATGCCGCCGATTTTCACCACCACTCCCATGCGCAGCTTATCAGCGGCGTGTGCAGAAGCAGCAAACAACGTCAGCAAGGTACAGGCGAGTAAGGTCTTTTTCATTATGCTTCTCCGATCGAGTTATTAATTAACTGCATGGCGGACGGACGTTGTGAACAATCGATAATATTGACGCCATTCCATGCCAGTTCCTGTTGAAGCGCTTTATCTTTCAAACTGTCGGTAATCAGAAAATCCACATCGCGGTAATGACAAATACGTGCGAACGATGGATGAGAAAATTTACTGGCGTCCATTAATAAATATTTTCTTTCCGATGCCAGCAGCATTTGTTGTTTTAAATGGGCGCTATTTTCATTGCCCTCACGTAAATAACCGTCATTCCCCAAACTGCTACAGGAAAAGAAAATCTTATTAATTAAAAACTCCTTTAATGGTTGCTCCGCCACCACACCGCTAAAATCTTCATAGCGGTCAGAATATTCTCCACCCAGACAAATGGTGCGAATATTCCCTTTCGGTGCCAACGTTTGCACCGTGCGCAATGAATTGGTTAATACGGTTAATTCAATATCCGGCAATTGCCGCGCTAAAAACCAGCAGGTGGTGCTGCTGTCGAGCAAAATACAATCGCCGGGGCTAATAAAATCCAGCACACGTTTTGCTATTTGCATTTTCGGCGTCACATTTTCATTCATGCGCTGACGAAATGTGGCTTCCTGCTCGCTGCGTCCAGCACTTATTGTGGGTGTATTTCCCTGACTGCGCGGGACAATAACAGCACCACCGTGACTGCGTAATAACACCCCTTTCTTTTCCAGCAGCGATAAATCTCGCCGGATAGTTTCCTGTGACACCTGGCATAACTTCACCAGTTCTGAAACCAATACACGACCATGTACGGTTAATTGCTCGACAATGCGCTGCTGACGCTCAATCGGCAACATG harbors:
- a CDS encoding MvaI/BcnI family restriction endonuclease; this translates as MFSGIEHLSGLMKNLGATRIIIKPLANNDNSKQQIYFGKDFSVIKSLPLWNVVSSGISEKGAIFKAKIDWFWLSFDGTTEQAKGAQIILYPDYPEVRLSGILQGCSTAPSHLMRPPTGEERQKRINSNRYLVMGIGKGRVLSYVSAWDDELSCELKHLIENKFLRSVFSVFYEFYYLLQDSRQLLIQRIKEIYNIGYVRSQRMNHLGLKIPYKAQNGAGLTLESLFNIIPNGRSEPDFMDWELKAHSGSVVTLMTPEPDSGLYLSDIYGFMNDHGSSKKPERIDFTGMHKISEYNQKTGLTLWIDGYDVCEGKIIDPDGGIFLKDINGIIAAGWSFSKIIDHWRRKHNKTCFVSYSKLSGDYPEYHFGPNITLAEGNNIKKFISAFFTNKIYYDPGVNIKYTNEEWKAKKRNQFRMKWKDVGNVYDNIENINVSEL
- a CDS encoding DNA cytosine methyltransferase gives rise to the protein MSQLELIAQELFEQNERDQTLKLEEDKKIINQLVEIYDQKYIAEALRAVGHNDWTRETLNRWLNGKAVQKPFTDIEVKMLKKLLPSPPICHPHYRFRFIDLFAGIGGIRKGFEEIGGECVFTSEWNKEAARTYKANWFCNPENHIFNEDIREITLSNDQTISEQQAYRNIAQEIPDHDVLLAGFPCQPFSLAGVSKKNSLGRLHGFECETQGTLFFDVARIIASKKPAIFLLENVKNLKSHDKGKTFRIIMETLDELGYIIADSEHTGSDDPKIIDGKHFLPQHRERIVLVGFRKDLNIHQGFTLKDIKKFIPKDRPELSELLDKNIDSKYILTPLLWKYLYNYAKKHQAKGNGFGFGLVNPHSKNSITRTLSARYHKDGSEILIDRGWNKELGEKDFDNSLNQEKRPRRLTPRECARLMGFEKPGKSEFKIPVSDTQAYRQFGNSVVVPVFSAVAKLLKPYIEKAVEIKERREI
- a CDS encoding very short patch repair endonuclease, which codes for MADVHKPEIRRKNMKAISNHDTAIELKISSILDRLGFEFRTQVKNMPGKPDFVIDEYRKVIFTHGCFWHHHNCHLFKVPATRTEFWLKKINQNVTRDKENNQKLISDGWNILLIWECAIRGRYKLSEQDISERVEEWICAGNYSAEINISGLHHLKDQFS
- a CDS encoding LysE/ArgO family amino acid transporter; translation: MPLPVFITGFMTGAGLIVAIGAQNSFVLRQGMRREHVFWVSSVCFLCDLVLMTLGVLGLGKIINDSKPAITALTLAGALFLLWYGYNTLKSAWRGNNQLTITSQADGLRRRTVISASLAVSLLNPHVYLDTVVIIGGISSGIAPDLKLCYLAGTVSASLLWFYTIGYMAAACSRYFANPTTWRVIDSLIGCYMIFMALQLCRLLYQ
- a CDS encoding ribokinase gives rise to the protein MKGKVCVFGSFNLDIVSHMQRFPAPGESLIAQHSMMGPGGKGANQAMAAMRAGARVHYIGKVGRDDFGSYARRHLEHSGFDAITLFTCKEKPTGNALIYVAGDDAENMISVYPGANLTVTAAEVARCRPTVAAADILLMQLENNLSAIQRMMDTAREAGTYVIVNPAPWQKVSNAFLRHVDLLTPNSTEAAQLTGVAVNDWESAERAAEVLHDKGVAKLVITLGTQGALLSTGDSLARIPVFPAQPKDTTGAGDAFNGALAARLAAGEALAEAALFASAYAAVCVEREGAANAMPLYADALARLHAWPTKEIEWLRGGASASDSVITDTANDTAATP
- the alsK gene encoding allose kinase — encoded protein: MMTGWLGVDIGGTSTRLLVMDAQHHWSGFHKVPTASWAREPDALGALAEVLRPALATADCAIGGVMLGLPGILSHDRQQVVSLPFIPVLDDQPVARQLAERIGVPVAMDKDVNHLMLWDLLQLESLPQHAVGVYLGTGLGNSLWINGQFYHGQHGGSGELGHIPWPDNPRPCPCGNEGCVETVTSGHWLSQWAQRHCPEQPLATLFSTQRDHPDLCAFIDRLAKTIAAEMNILDPEYLILGGGVPAMADFPLQQFQSRLERHLRPPVTRRGLKLVVSAATDHTGCRGACLAAERYFGR
- the alsE gene encoding D-allulose 6-phosphate 3-epimerase — encoded protein: MRTQLSPSLMCMNLMEIKQQLAVLDSRADFLHVDIMDGHYVKNITLSPFFIEQIRPFTRVAIDVHLMVEAPTDFIDAVAKAGADVICPHAETINRDAFRVINQIRALNRRVGVVLNPATPVSYIHHYIHLLDKITVMTVDPGYAGQPFIPEMVRKIEELRSLKARHGYQYLIEVDGSCNQRTYGTLLAAGAEVLIVGTSGLFGLHDRLEQAWDLMQGHIAQAKGALSESV
- a CDS encoding ABC transporter permease; protein product: MNSIARLRTAVRRAGGAHPGLLLLIAIAVAAFTLALPGRFFTGSTFMSMAFQLPELGLFTLAMFVAILSGGLNLCIIATANLTSLFIAWVLLSYLPSGAGTALQLLWLGIGVLGAVALAVLIGVITGLMVTKVGAHPILVTLATMMTVNGIGIWLTRGAAVSGMPEVVRTLGSGTLLGVPLPLYLFLLAAAAMALFLGKTRAGKCIYMGGSNINATWFSGINTHRMLVLVYVISSLLCVLAGLVMMARFNSARIGYGDSYLLLTVLAIILGGADPNGGFGRVTGVVLALVALQILSTGFNLLNISQHFSLAMWGAVLIVVLSLKFFKNQYIHYRAVRRSVQLARQSSLNDKKDV
- a CDS encoding ABC transporter permease, whose translation is MPDISWLKPQSSQGWLAWVLLCFVVFFSLASDQFLTWQNLLDLADTYAVTGIFALGLFVVLVTGGIDISFAAVASVTQYLIASLFVNAGLDNPVVSIGLAMLCGALLGMINAVLIYSLRIVSIIITISMQSLLFGLLMWLTNGHSLYSLPEWWVTLRSVLPFTVNGQSYQIGLPLTLMLVIALFTWVLLNKTHLGRQLYATGGDQESARRIGIRVGLIHLLAYGYLGVMAAVGGLVQVYRVGEVVPNALVGGELDVLAATVLGGASLMGGKGTVTGTLMGVFLIAILKNGLNLIGVSSYFMNIVIGAVIMLAITVTHYKKRKETDVSFT